In Rhizorhabdus phycosphaerae, the genomic stretch GCACGGTGCCCATCTGCATCAGCATCAGGATTTCGTCCGCGCCGGCCGCCTCGAGCCGCTCGATATGCGCAATCGCGTCCTCGGGCGTGCCATAGGCATGCTCGGTATTGTACATGTCGGTGGCGGCAGCCGTGATCGGGATCTGCGCCTCGTGCAGATAGGCGATCGTTGCCTGCTTCGCGGCATCGACTGCCTGGCGATGCTCGTCGATCGTCACATCGTCGACATCGGGCTTCGGCCCAGCGCCATACCAATGGTGGATCGCCTGGCCGAAGAAGCGCTGACCGCGCAGGCCGATGCGGACCGCCTTTTCCCGGTCGGTGCTGACGATGATCGGGCAGCCCACCGCCAGATATTCGTTCGGGAAATAGCCGACCTGGTCCTTCGGATCGCGCGTGGCGAAGGCCTCGCGATAGACCTTGTTGAGCCGCGCCGTCTCCTCGGGCGTGCTGAAGCCCAGGATCATCCCGCCGAGCCCGCGCTGCGCCGCGACCCGCAGCGATTCCTCGCGCGTGGCGGCCATGAACATCGGTGGGTGCGGATCCTGATAGGGCTTGGGGTGGATCGCCCGGCGCGGGATCTTGATGTACTTGCCGTCATGCTCGATCTCGTCTTCTACCATGATCTTCGGGATCAGATACATCGCCTCGTCGATCATCGGCTGGAGCTCTTCGAGGTCATAGCCGAAGGTGCCCGCTTCCTGCTGGGTGCCGCCCTTGCCGATCCCGAAATTGAGCCGCCCGCGCGACAATATGTCGAGCGTCGCCACGCGCTCGGCCACCTTCACCGGATGGTTCATCGCCGGCGGCAAACAGATCACGCCATGGCCGATGCGGATGCGGTCGGTCTTGCCCGCGACGAAGGCCAGAAAGCTCTCGGGCGAGGACATGTGCGAATATTGGGTGAGCGCGTGATGCTCTACCGCCCAGATGCAGTCGAGGCCCATTTTCTCGGCATAGACCGATTGCTCGACCGCCTCGAAAAAAGTCCGCTGCTCGGACTCGCGCGATGTGTCGGCCATCTGCGCTTCGAACGCCATGGAAAATTTCATGCTGCCTCTCCTCGTGCAGGGCCTGTCATCGCCCTTTGATTTTTTAGAGCATGCTATAAATCACGAAAGAAGCAAGTGGGAATTCGCAACCCGGCCGAGCACGATGCTGCTACAGGGCGTCCATAGGGGAGATGACAGTGAAGCTTCATGCCGGAGCGGAGCGACGCAAACAGTCGATATTGCAGGCCGCCCGCCTGCTTCTGCAGGAAGAACCGCTGTCGATGCGACGGCTGGCGGAAGCGGCGGGGGTCAGCCAGGCGACGCCCTATAATCTGTTTGGGACAAAGCGCCGGCTTTACGTCGCTCTTCACCGCGAACTCGAAGCCGAACTGATCGAATCGATCGCATCGACCGAGTCGCGCGACGCGCTCGACCGCATGTATTCGGCGATCCGGTTGATGGCGGCGCGGATGGACCGCGAAGCCGGTCTCTATCGCGAGCTGTTCGCGACCATCTACGCCTCCGATGCCGAGGATCATGACGCCCAGGTCGAGACGGCGGCGGCCTTCTGGGACGGCCTGCTCCTGCCCCTGCAAGCGGAGGGGCTGCTGTCGGACGAAACCGACATGCCCGCCTTCACCCGCAACTTCGTCTATCTGCTGTCGGGGGCGCTGATGGCTTGGACCGATCGCCGGATCGACACCGCTGCACTGGAGAGCGCCGTGCGTTACGGCTTCACTCTCGCCGCGCTCGCCCTTGCGACAAATCTGTCGCGCGACCGCCTTTTGCGTGTTCTCGCCGGGACCTGACCACGAACGATACGGGACTGGAACCATGCCGCCATCCGCTCGTCTGGCCTATTGAGCAGAGCGAGGCGTGGCATGAAGACGTTGGATGCGCTCCCGGTGGAAGCGGAACAGTGGGAGGAGATCCTTGCGCGACTGGGCGACGGTCTCATCCTCGCGGACAGGCGGGGACGGTTGATCTGGGCGAACGCAGTCGCCGCCGAGCTGCACGGGGCGGAAGATCCGGCAGACCTCGGCCGTAACGCGGAGGACTACCGTGCTCGTCATCCGCTCCGCTATCGCAACAACCGCGTCCTCGAGCCCGAGGCTTACCCGATAGACCGGCTGCTGCGGGGCGAGAAAGTCGACGAGATGCTGGTGGAGATCGTTCCCCGGATCCCCGAGGATGCTTGCCGCACGCTGCGGATCAGCGGCCTCTCGCTAGACGATGCCGGCGGCTCGAAGCTTCACGTCCTGATCGTCCGCGATGCCGCCCCGCTGCTCGAAGCCGAGCGCCGGTTCGAGCAGACCTTCAACGTCAACCCGGCCCCTGCCGTCATCTGCCGCCTGAGCGACCATCGCTATGTGAAGGTCAATCAGGGCTTCCTCGATATGACCGGTTTCGCACGGGAAGAGGTGCTGGACCGCTCGCTCTACGATATCGACGTGCTGCGCGACGCCGCCGATCTCGACCGCGCGAAGGAGCGGTTGCGCGAGGGAAAGACGATCCCGCAGATGCAGGCCGATCTTGCTCTACCCGATGGTGGGCGCAAGCTGGTGATCGTGGCGGGGCAGCCGATCGAACTCGACGACGAGCGCTGCATGCTTTTCTCCTTCGCCGACCTGGAGCCGCATCGCCAGGCGGAAAACCGCCTGCGCGCCAGCGAAGAGCGTTTCGTGCGAACCTTCCGCCTGGCACCGGTCGGAATGGCGATCACGACCAGCGCCGATTTTCGCCTGTGCGACGTCAACGACGCGTTCGAACAGCTCACCGGCTATGTCGGCGACGAGGCGATGGACCAGTCGATGGCGCGTCTCAAATTGTGGGATCCCGCGACCTTTCTCAAAGAGGCTGCCGCGCTGCTCGAGGAGCGGACCGGCTTTCGCGGTCGCGACATCAGGGTGCGGACCAAGGATGGCGGATTCGTCGACTGCCTGGTTTCGGCCGAAGTCATCCCCCTGAACGACGACCGCTGTATCCTCTGGGTCGTCCAGGACATCCACGAGCGGCGCCACAGCGAGCTCGAACTGATCACCGCGATCGAGGCGGTCATGAAAGACACCAACTGGTTCAGCCGGACCGTGGTCGAGAAGCTCGCCAATCTCCGCTCGCCCCACCCGCATGCCGCGCCCGTGGAGGTGAGCGAGCTGACCCGGCGCGAGAAGGAAGTGCTCAGCCTGCTGTGCGAAGGCGGAGACGATGCCGGTATCGCGCGCGAGATGGGCGTTTCCCGCAACACGCTGCGCAACCACATCGCGCGCGTCTACGCCAAGATCGGCGTCAACCGCCGCGCCGCCGCCATCCTCTGGGCCCGGGAGCGCGGATTCCCGCTGAGCCGCCCGATCCGTTGACGGCAGCCGCTACTAGTCCGGTACTACTATACGATTTGGTCCGCCTGCATCTTTGGCGACGACCTGTTCGGGTCCAGATGGGAGGCATGGCGCTGCGTCCGGCAGCGCCGCACTCTTGAAGATGGAGACCGACATGGACAGCAATCGCATCAAGGGCGAGGCCCGCAAGGTCAAGGGCTCGATCAAGGAAGCCGCCGGCAAGATCATCGGCGATCGCACGCTCGAAGCCGAAGGCATCGCGGAGAAGGCCGCAGGCACCGCTCAGGCTGCCGCGGGCAAGCTTGCCGACGGCGCGCGGAATGCACTGCGCCGCTGATCGGGTCTCGGGCGCCGCCCGGTCGCGGCGCCCTTTCTACCATCACCGCAGAGAAAGACGAGAATGACCGTGTCCGCACTGCGTGCGCAGCCGTCGTCACCCCTACGGCCGCAGAAGAGTCATATCATGTCCAAATTCGACGCCGACATCGCCTATTATCGCCGACGTGCCGCAGAGAGCGCGGAACGGGCGCTTGCCGCCCCAACCCCTGGCGCCCGCCTCGCCCATGAGGAGCTCGCCCGGCTCTATCGGGCACGGCTCGCCACACTCGAGGAGGAACTTCCCGCCCGCCGTCAGGGTTGAGGCCGGGGCTCGGCCGCAGATGGAGACTATGTTGATGAACAGGATCGCCCTTTTCCCGCTTTTCGCACTCGCCACGCTCGCGGCGTGCCAGGGTCCAGAGCAGAAGGCGGGCGCCGAAAAGGACAAGGCCGAAGCGCAGGCCGCCGGACGCCCCTATGAGGGCAATGGCCCCAATGAGCGCATCGGCGCAGCGATGGACAAGGCGAAGGAGGCTGCCGAGGACGCACGCGAGGCGACCGCCGATGCGCTGGAGCAGCGCGGCGACAGTATCGAGCGCGCGGCCGATATCCAGGCCGAGCGGCTGGAGGCACAGGCCGAGGCCATCCGCAATGCGGCCGAAGACAAGGCGAAGGCGCTGAAGGCGCAGGCTGAGACGGCGGTGCGCTGAGCACCGACCGCCTCTGAGCCGATTACGAAAAAGGGGATGCGCCTATTAGCG encodes the following:
- a CDS encoding LLM class flavin-dependent oxidoreductase, translated to MKFSMAFEAQMADTSRESEQRTFFEAVEQSVYAEKMGLDCIWAVEHHALTQYSHMSSPESFLAFVAGKTDRIRIGHGVICLPPAMNHPVKVAERVATLDILSRGRLNFGIGKGGTQQEAGTFGYDLEELQPMIDEAMYLIPKIMVEDEIEHDGKYIKIPRRAIHPKPYQDPHPPMFMAATREESLRVAAQRGLGGMILGFSTPEETARLNKVYREAFATRDPKDQVGYFPNEYLAVGCPIIVSTDREKAVRIGLRGQRFFGQAIHHWYGAGPKPDVDDVTIDEHRQAVDAAKQATIAYLHEAQIPITAAATDMYNTEHAYGTPEDAIAHIERLEAAGADEILMLMQMGTVPHEAIMETLTHLGETIIPYFREKQRRAAAA
- a CDS encoding TetR/AcrR family transcriptional regulator, with amino-acid sequence MTVKLHAGAERRKQSILQAARLLLQEEPLSMRRLAEAAGVSQATPYNLFGTKRRLYVALHRELEAELIESIASTESRDALDRMYSAIRLMAARMDREAGLYRELFATIYASDAEDHDAQVETAAAFWDGLLLPLQAEGLLSDETDMPAFTRNFVYLLSGALMAWTDRRIDTAALESAVRYGFTLAALALATNLSRDRLLRVLAGT
- a CDS encoding PAS domain S-box protein, producing the protein MKTLDALPVEAEQWEEILARLGDGLILADRRGRLIWANAVAAELHGAEDPADLGRNAEDYRARHPLRYRNNRVLEPEAYPIDRLLRGEKVDEMLVEIVPRIPEDACRTLRISGLSLDDAGGSKLHVLIVRDAAPLLEAERRFEQTFNVNPAPAVICRLSDHRYVKVNQGFLDMTGFAREEVLDRSLYDIDVLRDAADLDRAKERLREGKTIPQMQADLALPDGGRKLVIVAGQPIELDDERCMLFSFADLEPHRQAENRLRASEERFVRTFRLAPVGMAITTSADFRLCDVNDAFEQLTGYVGDEAMDQSMARLKLWDPATFLKEAAALLEERTGFRGRDIRVRTKDGGFVDCLVSAEVIPLNDDRCILWVVQDIHERRHSELELITAIEAVMKDTNWFSRTVVEKLANLRSPHPHAAPVEVSELTRREKEVLSLLCEGGDDAGIAREMGVSRNTLRNHIARVYAKIGVNRRAAAILWARERGFPLSRPIR
- a CDS encoding CsbD family protein; translation: MDSNRIKGEARKVKGSIKEAAGKIIGDRTLEAEGIAEKAAGTAQAAAGKLADGARNALRR